One Aegilops tauschii subsp. strangulata cultivar AL8/78 chromosome 7, Aet v6.0, whole genome shotgun sequence genomic window carries:
- the LOC109779103 gene encoding putative xyloglucan endotransglucosylase/hydrolase protein 1, whose amino-acid sequence MASSVQHPWLLLLLVLLSAVAPATARTPVFDDNYVPTWGADGYHLVNQGSQVRLTMDKRSGAGFCSKSTYGSGFFRMRMKVPGGYTAGVVTAFFLMSVPPQSSDRDEVDFEFLGNVDGQPITLQTNVFVNGHGNREQRLKLWFDPAADFHEYKILWNPHQLVTFVDDVPIRVLRNLTGRVPEYEFPAKRMGIWASLWNGSEWATDRGRIKIDWNRAPFTAGYQGFGVDACANTSSTPCHSRNWWWNAHRYRRLSARQRAAYENVKKTYVYYDYCADKDRFKNTTMPVECSHSSYLAY is encoded by the exons ATGGCTTCCAGTGTGCAGCACCCATGGCTTCTCCTCTTGCTCGTCCTCCTCTCGGCCGTGGCCCCGGCGACGGCAAGGACGCCGGTGTTCGACGACAACTACGTGCCCACATGGGGTGCAGACGGCTATCACCTTGTCAACCAGGGCTCACAGGTTCGTCTCACCATGGACAAGAGGTCCGGCGCCGGGTTCTGCTCCAAGTCGACGTATGGCTCGGGGTTCTTCCGCATGAGGATGAAGGTACCCGGAGGGTACACGGCCGGAGTCGTCACAGCTTTCTTT CTGATGTCAGTACCACCTCAGAGCAGTGACCGCGACGAGGTGGACTTCGAGTTCCTGGGCAACGTGGACGGCCAGCCCATCACCCTCCAGACCAACGTCTTCGTCAACGGCCACGGCAACAGGGAGCAGAGGCTGAAGCTGTGGTTCGACCCGGCAGCCGACTTCCACGAGTACAAGATACTCTGGAACCCTCACCAGCTCGT GACATTTGTGGACGATGTGCCGATACGGGTGCTCAGGAACCTGACGGGCCGTGTGCCGGAGTACGAGTTCCCGGCGAAGCGGATGGGCATCTGGGCGAGCCTGTGGAACGGTTCCGAATGGGCGACGGACCGCGGCAGGATCAAGATCGACTGGAACCGCGCGCCGTTCACCGCGGGGTACCAGGGCTTCGGTGTCGACGCCTGCGCCAACACCAGCTCGACGCCGTGCCACTCGAGGAACTGGTGGTGGAACGCCCACCGGTACAGGAGGCTGTCCGCCCGGCAGCGTGCGGCCTACGAGAACGTCAAGAAGACGTACGTGTACTACGACTACTGCGCCGACAAAGATCGGTTCAAGAACACCACAATGCCGGTTGAGTGCAGCCACAGTAGCTACTTAGCCTACTAG
- the LOC141026963 gene encoding uncharacterized protein yields MFRRAIDTAGLKEIKCKNGRFTWSNERENPTLVSIDKFFCNCSWEDLFPLSTLMAASTACSDHSPLLLADAAAPRRRTKLKFESFWPQFPRFHETVDQAWSRPVHSTCAFKRLSIKMGRTTKDLKI; encoded by the coding sequence ATGTTCAGGCGAGCCATCGACACCGCCGGCCTGAAAGAGATCAAGTGCAAAAATGGCCGCTTCACCTGGAGTAACGAGCGTGAGAACCCGACGCTCGTCAGCATCGATAAATTTTTCTGCAACTGCAGCTGGGAAGATCTTTTCCCCTTAAGCACGCTGATGGCGGCGTCGACCGCGTGCTCTGACCACTCCCCTCTGCTCCTTGCGGATGCAGCTGCTCCTCGCCGTCGCACCAAATTAAAATTTGAAAGCTTCTGGCCGCAGTTCCCGCGCTTCCACGAGACGGTCGATCAGGCTTGGAGCAGGCCGGTCCACAGCACCTGTGCCTTCAAGCGCCTGTCCATCAAGATGGGGCGCACTACAAAAGACTTGAAGATCTAG